Proteins from a single region of Aureibacter tunicatorum:
- a CDS encoding GreA/GreB family elongation factor translates to MSNYSNLITKEGWDALNAEMEALWSERKQVAEAVGEAAAMGDRSENAEYIYGRKKLRELDGRIGYIHRRFKVLKVAAFENIDQSKVFFSAYVKFKDQTGRPMEFQLVGTDEADIKKKKLSVESPIGKALMDKKIGDTVEVDAPVGKKIFTILAITYK, encoded by the coding sequence CTTATCACTAAAGAAGGTTGGGATGCCCTCAATGCCGAAATGGAAGCCTTATGGAGCGAACGCAAACAAGTCGCAGAAGCGGTAGGCGAAGCCGCTGCCATGGGAGATCGATCGGAAAATGCGGAGTACATTTATGGACGAAAAAAGCTTAGAGAGCTTGACGGAAGAATAGGCTACATACACCGCCGCTTTAAAGTTCTTAAAGTCGCCGCTTTTGAAAACATAGACCAAAGCAAGGTCTTTTTCAGCGCTTATGTGAAATTCAAGGACCAAACAGGAAGACCTATGGAATTCCAGCTAGTGGGAACTGACGAAGCCGACATTAAAAAGAAAAAACTAAGCGTCGAATCGCCGATAGGCAAAGCGCTTATGGACAAAAAAATCGGCGACACTGTTGAAGTGGACGCTCCTGTAGGCAAAAAGATTTTCACTATTTTGGCTATTACTTACAAATAG